One Drosophila kikkawai strain 14028-0561.14 chromosome 3L, DkikHiC1v2, whole genome shotgun sequence genomic window carries:
- the LOC108085521 gene encoding long-chain-fatty-acid--CoA ligase 5 isoform X2, with the protein MSCCGQITSIRVPIELSNQSDVLKIKYDHRLDIHHRGPEQIHVSKFYKESKNGKFVSYITENVRTLYQTFREGAYASNNGPCLGWRETLTSPYQWINYDEALLRAKNFGAGMLALGARPKQLIGIYSQNRPEWILYEQGCYSFCLVVVPLYDTLGPDACAFIIRQTEMSIVVVEDDGKAAMLLEKAPRSLKIIVAIKPIRQTTLERARSRGIQIFSFIDVEKLGAKGNHPEVPPTAEDLCTVCYTSGTTGNPKGVMLTHGNVVAGVCSVILQMGDHRIRAGDVMVSFLPLAHMFERCCENGMYYVGGCVGFYSGDIKELTNDLKMLKPTVMPAVPRLLNRVYDKIQNDISASGLKRGLFNMAMRAKEKEIARGVLRRNGCWDKLVFKKVHQAFGGNLRLMVVGSAPLAGNVLTFMRCALGCLVLEGYGQTECTGAITLTVQGDHVPNHVGPPVSCNAVKLVDVPEMEYFANQNTGEVCVRGSNVFHGYYKDPEKTAEAIDSEGWHHTGDVGMWLPNGTLRIIDRRKHIFKLSQGEYIVPEKIENIYTLSQYVNQVYVYGESLKSCIIAVVVPDVDVLKQWATENNVRGTLSVLCNNKNVKELIMNDMLNWGKQSGLKSFEQVKDVYLHPDPFSVQNGLLTPTFKSKRPQLKSYFKPQLEDMYKHLD; encoded by the exons ATGTCCTGTTGCGGCCAAATAACCAGTATACGAGTGCCCATCGAGCTAAGCAATCAGAGTGATGTGCTGAAG ATCAAATACGATCATCGTCTAGATATCCACCACAGG GGTCCAGAACAAATACACGTCTCCAAGTTCTACAAGGAGTCCAAGAACGGCAAGTTCGTGTCCTATATCACAGAGAATGTACGGACGCTATATCAGACCTTCCGCGAAGGTGCCTATGCCTCCAATAATGGACCATGTCTGGGATGGCGTGAAACTTTGACATCGCCTTACCAG TGGATCAACTATGACGAGGCTTTGCTGCGAGCCAAGAACTTTGGTGCTGGCATGCTGGCTCTGGGCGCCAGGCCCAAGCAGTTGATTGGCATCTACTCCCAGAACCGACCAGAGTGGATCCTGTACGAGCAGGGCTGCTACTCCTTCTGCCTGGTTGTGGTTCCACTATACGATACCCTCGGTCCCGATGCCTGTGCTTTCATCATCCGCCAGACAGAAATGTCGATTGTGGTCGTTGAGGATGATGGCAAGGCGGCCATGTTGCTGGAGAAGGCACCACGCAGCCTAAAGATCATTGTGGCCATTAAGCCCATTCGCCAGACGACTCTGGAAAGGGCGCGTAGTCGTGGTATTCAGATATTCTCCTTCATTGATGTGGAGAAGCTGGGCGCCAAGGGTAACCATCCGGAAGTTCCACCGACGGCGGAAGATCTGTGCACGGTGTGCTATACCTCTGGAACGACAGGGAATCCCAAGGGCGTGATGCTCACGCACGGGAACGTGGTGGCCGGCGTCTGTTCTGTGATCCTGCAGATGGGTGATCATCGCATCCGTGCAGGAGATGTAATGGTTTCCTTCCTGCCATTGGCCCACATGTTCGAACGGTGCTGCGAGAACGGAATGTACTATGTGGGCGGCTGTGTGGGCTTCTACTCGGGCGATATCAAGGAACTAACGAATGACTTGAAGATGCTGAAGCCCACGGTTATGCCGGCGGTGCCGCGACTCCTAAATCGCGTCTACGACAAGATCCAGAACGATATTTCAGCGTCTGGACTGAAGAGGGGACTCTTCAACATGGCCATGCGggccaaggagaaggagatCGCCCGGGGTGTCCTGCGAAGGAATGGCTGCTGGGACAAGCTAGTCTTCAAGAAGGTACATCAGGCCTTTGGCGGCAACCTGCGGCTCATGGTCGTCGGTTCAGCTCCTCTTGCTGGCAATGTCCTCACCTTCATGCGCTGTGCCTTGGGTTGTCTGGTCCTCGAGGGTTATGGACAGACGGAGTGCACGGGCGCCATTACCCTAACAGTTCAGGGTGATCATGTGCCCAACCATGTTGGTCCTCCAGTGTCCTGCAATGCTGTGAAACTGGTGGATGTCCCAGAGATGGAGTACTTTGCCAATCAAAATACGGGGGAGGTGTGTGTGCGAGGATCTAATGTGTTCCATGG TTACTATAAGGATCCCGAGAAGACGGCAGAGGCCATCGATTCGGAGGGCTGGCATCATACTGGCGATGTGGGCATGTGGCTTCCCAACGGAACCCTGCGAATTATCGATCGCCGCAAGCACATCTTCAAGCTCAGCCAGGGCGAGTATATAGTGCCGGAGAAGATCGAGAATATCTATACGCTCAGTCAATATGTTAATCAAGTCTATGTCTATGGAGAGAGCTTAAAG agcTGCATTATCGCTGTCGTTGTACCTGATGTCGATGTACTGAAGCAATGGGCCACGGAGAACAATGTACGCGGCACACTCTCCGTCCTGTGCAATAATAAGAATGTCAAGGAACTGATCATGAACGACATGCTCAATTGGGGAAAGCAGAGTGGACTCAAGTCATTCGAACAG gtAAAAGATGTCTATCTGCATCCGGATCCTTTCTCGGTGCAAAACGGACTGCTGACACCCACATTCAAATCCAAGAGACCGCAATTAAAGAGCTACTTCAAGCCTCAGCTGGAGGATATGTATAAACACCTGGATTAA
- the Uggt gene encoding UDP-glucose:glycoprotein glucosyltransferase yields the protein MLRAAALCVSVLGLLGLLAAPSSAESSQSYPITTLINAKWTQTPLYLEVAEYLADEQAGLFWDYVQGVTKLDTALNEYDTESQQYNAALELVKSHVSSPQLPLLKLVVSMHSLTPRIQTHFQLAEELRSGGSCQSYTFVQVGTELACSFNELQKKLELPLAKESLDAPVITYSFDHIFPGSENNTRTVVLYGDLGSSQFRIYHKLLEKEANNGKIRYILRHQLAKKETRPVRLSGYGVELHLKSTEYKSQDDAPKPEAGGSSDEDLANESDVQGFDFKMLKQKHPTLKRALDQLRQRLLQGNDEIAQLKAWEFQDLGLQAAAAVAEIQGDETLQILQYTAHNFPMLARTLLAHKVTDALRAEVKHNTEAFGRSLNVAPPDGALFINGLFFDADTMDLYSLIETLRSEMRVLESLHSNNVRGKLASSLLALDLTASSKKEFAIDIRDTAVQWVNDIENDAQYRRWPSSVMDLLRPTFPGMLRNIRKNVFNLVLVVDALQPTARSVIKLSESFVIHQAPIRLGLVFDAREASEDNREDYIAISCAFNYVSQKKDARAALSFLTDIYASVGETKVVTKKDIVKQLSKEFTTLSASKAEEFLEEDGTYDYGRELAAEFIQRLGFSDNKGQPQALLNGVPMASNLVTADSDFEEAIFTEIMSHTSNLQKAVYKGEMTDSDVAIDYLMNQPHVMPRLNQRILSQEDVRYLDINGVAYKNLGNVGALNRLSNRDMTATLMENLKYFGGKKSTEVIGGSSLQFLTIWVFADLDTEQGRSLLTHALEYVQSSESVRLAFIPNTESASSQSDKKNLNRLAWAAVQSLPEPSQATELVLKWLKKPKEKIEIPAQLEDILGSTELHLKMLRVYSQRVLGLTKSQRLVIGNGRLYGPLAAEETFDSADFALLARFSSLQYGDKVRQVLKESAQDVREEFTSDTLLKLYASLLPRQTKTRFKLPTDLRSDHSVVKLPPKQEKLPHFDIAAVLDPASRAAQKLTPILILLRQVLNCQLNLYLIPVPQHSDMPVKNFYRYVVEPEIQFESTGSRSEGPLAKFSGLPANPLLTQQLQVPENWLVEAVRAVYDLDNIKLTDIGGPVHSEFDLEYLLLEGHCFDAASGAPPRGLQLVLGTQSQPILVDTIVMANLGYFQLKANPGAWSLRLREGKSSDIYGISHIEGTNTHHTAGSSEVQVLITSLQSHVIKLRVAKKPGMQQAELLADDNEQAPQSGIWNSIASSFGGSNGNQVVTDEDTETINIFSVASGHLYERLLRIMMVSLLEHTKSPVKFWFLKNYLSPQFTDFLPHMASEYNFQYELVQYKWPRWLHQQTEKQRTIWGYKILFLDVLFPLNVRKIIFVDADAIVRTDIKELYDLDLGGAPYAYTPFCDSRKEMEGFRFWKQGYWRSHLMGRRYHISALYVVDLKRFRKIAAGDRLRGQYQALSQDPNSLSNLDQDLPNNMIHQVAIKSLPDDWLWCQTWCSDTSFKTAKVIDLCNNPQTKEAKLTAAQRIVPEWKDYDGELKSLMARIEDHENSHGGRDTVEDDSLEQDPLEVTTVRPSHEPKHGEL from the exons ATGTTACGTGCCGCGGCTTTGTGTGTGTCAGTTCTGGGGCTCCTGGGGCTCCTAGCGGCTCCCTCTTCCGCGGAATCGAGTCAGAGCTATCCGATCACCACACTGATCAATGCCAAATGGACACAGACACCGCTATATCTGGAGGTGGCCGAATATCTGGCCGATGAGCAGGCGGGCCTGTTCTGGGACTACGTACAGGGAGTGACCAAATTGGACACGGCATTGAATGAATACG ATACCGAATCCCAGCAGTATAATGCCGCCTTGGAGCTGGTCAAAAGCCATGTAAGTTCTCCCCAGTTACCGCTGCTCAAGTTGGTCGTGTCCATGCACAGCCTGACGCCTAGGATTCAGACCCACTTCCAACTGGCCGAGGAACTACGCAGCGGTGGCTCCTGCCAGAGCTACACTTTTGTCCAGGTGGGCACCGAATTGGCCTGCAGTTTCAATGAGTTGCAGAAAAAGTTGGAATTGCCGCTGGCCAAGGAGAGTTTGGATGCGCCGGTGATAACCTACAGCTTCGATCACATCTTCCCGGGCAGTGAGAACAATACAAGGACCGTGGTCTTGTATGGTGACCTGGGCAGCTCTCAGTTCCGCATCTACCACAAGTTGCTGGAGAAGGAAGCCAACAACGGTAAGATTCGATATATTCTGCGTCATCagttggccaaaaaggaaacCAGACCGGTGCGTCTTTCTGGCTATGGCGTGGAACTCCACCTAAAGTCCACGGAATACAAGAGCCAAGATGATGCTCCTAAGCCCGAGGCGGGCGGATCTTCTGACGAGGATTTGGCCAATGAATCAGATGTTCAAGGTTTCGATTTTAAAATGCTAAAGCAAAAGCATCCTACGCTGAAGAGAGCCCTGGATCAGCTGCGTCAGAGACTCCTGCAGGGCAACGATGAGATTGCCCAGCTGAAAGCCTGGGAATTCCAAGATCTGGGTCTTCAGGCAGCCGCTGCCGTGGCCGAAATTCAAGGCGATGAAACCCTACAAATTCTGCAATACACTGCACACAATTTCCCCATGTTGGCCAGGACTTTGTTGGCCCACAAAGTGACGGATGCCCTGAGGGCGGAGGTCAAGCACAACACCGAAGCGTTTGGCCGAAGCTTGAATGTGGCTCCACCAGATGGTGCTCTGTTCATCAATGGACTCTTCTTTGACGCTGACACCATGGATCTGTACTCCCTAATTGAGACACTGCGCTCGGAAATGCGCGTCCTGGAAAGCCTGCACAGCAATAATGTGAGGGGTAAGCTGGCCAGCTCTCTGCTGGCCTTGGATCTCACTGCATCCAGCAAAAAGGAGTTTGCCATTGACATCCGCGACACGGCAGTGCAGTGGGTCAATGATATCGAGAACGATGCTCAGTACCGTCGTTGGCCATCATCTGTGATGGATCTCCTGCGGCCCACCTTTCCCGGCATGCTAAGGAACATCCGTAAGAATGTTTTCAACTTGGTGTTGGTGGTCGATGCCCTGCAGCCGACAGCCAGGAGCGTGATTAAGCTATCCGAATCCTTTGTGATTCATCAAGCTCCCATTCGCTTGGGCTTGGTCTTTGATGCGAGGGAGGCCAGTGAGGATAATCGAGAGGATTATATAGCCATCAGTTGTGCCTTTAACTATGTGAGTCAGAAGAAGGATGCCCGAGCTGCCTTGAGTTTTCTCACAGACATCTATGCCTCCGTTGGCGAGACAAAGGTGGTTACGAAGAAGGATATAGTGAAGCAGCTGTCCAAGGAGTTTACCACTCTCAGTGCCAGCAAGGCAGAGGAGTTCCTAGAGGAGGATGGCACCTATGATTATGGCCGAGAATTGGCCGCCGAGTTTATTCAACGTTTGGGCTTCTCCGACAACAAGGGACAGCCGCAGGCCCTGCTCAATGGCGTGCCCATGGCCAGCAACCTTGTGACCGCCGACAGTGACTTTGAGGAGGCCATTTTCACCGAGATTATGAGTCATACCAGCAACCTGCAAAAGGCCGTATACAAAGGTGAAATGACGGACAGCGATGTGGCCATTGATTATCTGATGAATCAGCCCCATGTTATGCCCAGATTGAATCAGAGGATTCTCAGCCAGGAGGATGTGAGATACTTGGATATTAATGGCGTGGCCTACAAAAACCTGGGCAATGTTGGTGCCTTGAATCGTTTGTCCAATCGGGACATGACCGCCACTTTGATGGAAAATCTCAAGTATTTCGGTGGCAAAAAGTCTACAGAGGTTATTGGTGGCTCCTCCCTtcagtttcttacaatttGGGTTTTCGCTGACTTGGATACGGAGCAGGGACGTTCTCTGCTTACCCACGCTTTGGAGTATGTTCAGAGCAGCGAGAGTGTCCGCCTGGCTTTTATTCCAAATACCGAAAGTGCCTCATCCCAGTCTGATAAGAAGAACCTCAATCGTTTGGCCTGGGCTGCTGTGCAGAGCCTGCCAGAGCCCAGTCAAGCCACTGAGCTGGTACTCAAGTGGCTAAAGAAGCCCAAGGAGAAGATTGAGATACCTGCCCAGCTGGAGGATATTCTGGGTTCCACGGAGCTTCATCTGAAGATGTTGAGAGTGTACTCGCAGCGGGTTTTGGGTCTTACCAAGTCCCAGCGTTTGGTCATAGGCAATGGACGCCTGTATGGTCCCCTGGCTGCAGAGGAGACCTTTGATAGCGCTGATTTTGCTTTGTTGGCCCGTTTTAGTTCCCTACAATATGGCGATAAAGTGCGTCAAGTGCTCAAGGAGTCGGCTCAGGATGTTCGCGAAGAATTCACCAGCGACACCCTGCTCAAGCTATACGCTAGCCTGCTTCCTCGTCAAACTAAAACACGTTTCAAGTTACCCACAGACCTGAGATCAGATCACTCGGTGGTGAAGCTGCCTCCCAAGCAAGAGAAACTCCCCCACTTTGATATAGCAGCTGTCCTGGATCCCGCTTCGCGAGCAGCTCAAAAGCTTACACCTATTCTTATACTGCTCCGCCAGGTTTTGAACTGCCAACTGAATCTTTACCTCATACCAGTGCCCCAGCATAGCGATATGCCTGTGAAGAATTTCTACAGATATGTGGTGGAGcctgaaattcaatttgagtCTACTGGCAGCCGCTCGGAGGGACCTTTGGCCAAGTTCAGTGGTTTACCCGCCAATCCTTTGCTCACCCAACAGCTGCAGGTTCCCGAAAACTGGCTGGTGGAGGCAGTGAGAGCCGTCTACGATTTGGATAACATCAAGCTTACAGATATTGGTGGACCCGTGCACAGCGAATTCGATTTGGAGTACTTGCTGTTGGAGGGACATTGCTTTGATGCTGCCAGTGGAGCTCCTCCTAGAGGATTGCAGTTGGTTTTGGGCACTCAGAGCCAACCCATTTTGGTGGACACCATTGTCATGGCCAATTTGGGTTACTTCCAGCTGAAGGCTAATCCCGGAGCTTGGTCTTTGCGTCTTCGCGAAGGGAAATCCTCAGATATCTATGGAATAAGTCACATTGAAGGCACCAATACGCATCACACGGCTGGATCGTCGGAAGTTCAGGTTCTTATCACATCCCTGCAGTCCCATGTCATCAAGTTGAGGGTTGCCAAGAAGCCGGGCATGCAGCAGGCGGAACTCCTTGCCGATGACAATGAACAGGCGCCACAATCGGGCATTTGGAACAGCATTGCCAGCAGCTTTGGCGGAAGCAATGGTAACCAGGTGGTCACAGATGAGGATACGGAAACCATTAATATTTTCTCCGTGGCTTCGGGACATTTGTACGAACGCTTGCTCCGGATTATGATGGTGTCACTGCTGGAGCACACCAAGTCCCCGGTGAAGTTTTGGTTCTTAAAGAACTACCTCTCGCCTCAGTTCACTGACTTCCTGCCGCACATGGCCAGCGAGTATAACTTCCAGTACGAGTTGGTCCAGTACAAGTGGCCACGTTGGCTCCATCAGCAGACCGAGAAACAACGAACCATTTGGGGCTACAAGATTCTCTTCTTGGACGTGCTCTTCCCGCTGAATGTGAGGAAAATCATTTTCGTGGATGCCGATGCCATTGTGCGAACTGATATCAAGGAGCTGTATGACCTGGATCTTGGAGGAGCACCCTATGCCTATACGCCGTTCTGTGATTCGCGCAAGGAGATGGAGGGCTTCCGGTTCTGGAAGCAGGGATACTGGAGGAGTCATCTGATGGGCCGGCGTTATCACATTTCCGCCTTGTATGTGGTGGACTTGAAGAGGTTTAGGAAAATTGCTGCTGGCGACAGGCTGAGAGGTCAATACCAGGCTCTTAGCCAGGATCCCAACAGCTTGTCCAATTTGGATCAGGATTTGCCCAACAATATGATCCACCAAGTGGCCATCAAGTCACTGCCCGACGATTGGCTCTGGTGTCAGACGTGGTGCAGCGACACCTCCTTCAAGACTGCCAAGGTGATCGATCTGTGCAATAATCCGCAGACCAAGGAGGCCAAGCTGACGGCCGCCCAGAGGATTGTGCCCGAGTGGAAGGACTACGATGGTGAGCTGAAGTCGTTGATGGCTCGCATCGAGGATCATGAGAATTCGCATGGCGGTAGGGACACCGTCGAAGATGATTCATTAGAGCAAGATCCCCTGGAGGTCACTACGGTGAGGCCATCCCATGAGCCCAAACACGGCGAGCTGTGA
- the LOC108085521 gene encoding long-chain-fatty-acid--CoA ligase 5 isoform X3 gives MSCCGQITSIRVPIELSNQSDVLKGPEQIHVSKFYKESKNGKFVSYITENVRTLYQTFREGAYASNNGPCLGWRETLTSPYQWINYDEALLRAKNFGAGMLALGARPKQLIGIYSQNRPEWILYEQGCYSFCLVVVPLYDTLGPDACAFIIRQTEMSIVVVEDDGKAAMLLEKAPRSLKIIVAIKPIRQTTLERARSRGIQIFSFIDVEKLGAKGNHPEVPPTAEDLCTVCYTSGTTGNPKGVMLTHGNVVAGVCSVILQMGDHRIRAGDVMVSFLPLAHMFERCCENGMYYVGGCVGFYSGDIKELTNDLKMLKPTVMPAVPRLLNRVYDKIQNDISASGLKRGLFNMAMRAKEKEIARGVLRRNGCWDKLVFKKVHQAFGGNLRLMVVGSAPLAGNVLTFMRCALGCLVLEGYGQTECTGAITLTVQGDHVPNHVGPPVSCNAVKLVDVPEMEYFANQNTGEVCVRGSNVFHGYYKDPEKTAEAIDSEGWHHTGDVGMWLPNGTLRIIDRRKHIFKLSQGEYIVPEKIENIYTLSQYVNQVYVYGESLKSCIIAVVVPDVDVLKQWATENNVRGTLSVLCNNKNVKELIMNDMLNWGKQSGLKSFEQVKDVYLHPDPFSVQNGLLTPTFKSKRPQLKSYFKPQLEDMYKHLD, from the exons ATGTCCTGTTGCGGCCAAATAACCAGTATACGAGTGCCCATCGAGCTAAGCAATCAGAGTGATGTGCTGAAG GGTCCAGAACAAATACACGTCTCCAAGTTCTACAAGGAGTCCAAGAACGGCAAGTTCGTGTCCTATATCACAGAGAATGTACGGACGCTATATCAGACCTTCCGCGAAGGTGCCTATGCCTCCAATAATGGACCATGTCTGGGATGGCGTGAAACTTTGACATCGCCTTACCAG TGGATCAACTATGACGAGGCTTTGCTGCGAGCCAAGAACTTTGGTGCTGGCATGCTGGCTCTGGGCGCCAGGCCCAAGCAGTTGATTGGCATCTACTCCCAGAACCGACCAGAGTGGATCCTGTACGAGCAGGGCTGCTACTCCTTCTGCCTGGTTGTGGTTCCACTATACGATACCCTCGGTCCCGATGCCTGTGCTTTCATCATCCGCCAGACAGAAATGTCGATTGTGGTCGTTGAGGATGATGGCAAGGCGGCCATGTTGCTGGAGAAGGCACCACGCAGCCTAAAGATCATTGTGGCCATTAAGCCCATTCGCCAGACGACTCTGGAAAGGGCGCGTAGTCGTGGTATTCAGATATTCTCCTTCATTGATGTGGAGAAGCTGGGCGCCAAGGGTAACCATCCGGAAGTTCCACCGACGGCGGAAGATCTGTGCACGGTGTGCTATACCTCTGGAACGACAGGGAATCCCAAGGGCGTGATGCTCACGCACGGGAACGTGGTGGCCGGCGTCTGTTCTGTGATCCTGCAGATGGGTGATCATCGCATCCGTGCAGGAGATGTAATGGTTTCCTTCCTGCCATTGGCCCACATGTTCGAACGGTGCTGCGAGAACGGAATGTACTATGTGGGCGGCTGTGTGGGCTTCTACTCGGGCGATATCAAGGAACTAACGAATGACTTGAAGATGCTGAAGCCCACGGTTATGCCGGCGGTGCCGCGACTCCTAAATCGCGTCTACGACAAGATCCAGAACGATATTTCAGCGTCTGGACTGAAGAGGGGACTCTTCAACATGGCCATGCGggccaaggagaaggagatCGCCCGGGGTGTCCTGCGAAGGAATGGCTGCTGGGACAAGCTAGTCTTCAAGAAGGTACATCAGGCCTTTGGCGGCAACCTGCGGCTCATGGTCGTCGGTTCAGCTCCTCTTGCTGGCAATGTCCTCACCTTCATGCGCTGTGCCTTGGGTTGTCTGGTCCTCGAGGGTTATGGACAGACGGAGTGCACGGGCGCCATTACCCTAACAGTTCAGGGTGATCATGTGCCCAACCATGTTGGTCCTCCAGTGTCCTGCAATGCTGTGAAACTGGTGGATGTCCCAGAGATGGAGTACTTTGCCAATCAAAATACGGGGGAGGTGTGTGTGCGAGGATCTAATGTGTTCCATGG TTACTATAAGGATCCCGAGAAGACGGCAGAGGCCATCGATTCGGAGGGCTGGCATCATACTGGCGATGTGGGCATGTGGCTTCCCAACGGAACCCTGCGAATTATCGATCGCCGCAAGCACATCTTCAAGCTCAGCCAGGGCGAGTATATAGTGCCGGAGAAGATCGAGAATATCTATACGCTCAGTCAATATGTTAATCAAGTCTATGTCTATGGAGAGAGCTTAAAG agcTGCATTATCGCTGTCGTTGTACCTGATGTCGATGTACTGAAGCAATGGGCCACGGAGAACAATGTACGCGGCACACTCTCCGTCCTGTGCAATAATAAGAATGTCAAGGAACTGATCATGAACGACATGCTCAATTGGGGAAAGCAGAGTGGACTCAAGTCATTCGAACAG gtAAAAGATGTCTATCTGCATCCGGATCCTTTCTCGGTGCAAAACGGACTGCTGACACCCACATTCAAATCCAAGAGACCGCAATTAAAGAGCTACTTCAAGCCTCAGCTGGAGGATATGTATAAACACCTGGATTAA
- the LOC108085521 gene encoding long-chain-fatty-acid--CoA ligase 5 isoform X1, which produces MTPEKSVMAYINHLIVSNFSYFWDEIDGYLYYLGGTLGTLTLSSLAASVAYYFATRPVPERPLVPLENQSPLLEGPEQIHVSKFYKESKNGKFVSYITENVRTLYQTFREGAYASNNGPCLGWRETLTSPYQWINYDEALLRAKNFGAGMLALGARPKQLIGIYSQNRPEWILYEQGCYSFCLVVVPLYDTLGPDACAFIIRQTEMSIVVVEDDGKAAMLLEKAPRSLKIIVAIKPIRQTTLERARSRGIQIFSFIDVEKLGAKGNHPEVPPTAEDLCTVCYTSGTTGNPKGVMLTHGNVVAGVCSVILQMGDHRIRAGDVMVSFLPLAHMFERCCENGMYYVGGCVGFYSGDIKELTNDLKMLKPTVMPAVPRLLNRVYDKIQNDISASGLKRGLFNMAMRAKEKEIARGVLRRNGCWDKLVFKKVHQAFGGNLRLMVVGSAPLAGNVLTFMRCALGCLVLEGYGQTECTGAITLTVQGDHVPNHVGPPVSCNAVKLVDVPEMEYFANQNTGEVCVRGSNVFHGYYKDPEKTAEAIDSEGWHHTGDVGMWLPNGTLRIIDRRKHIFKLSQGEYIVPEKIENIYTLSQYVNQVYVYGESLKSCIIAVVVPDVDVLKQWATENNVRGTLSVLCNNKNVKELIMNDMLNWGKQSGLKSFEQVKDVYLHPDPFSVQNGLLTPTFKSKRPQLKSYFKPQLEDMYKHLD; this is translated from the exons ATGACGCCGGAGAAATCGGTTATGGCCTACATCAATCATTTAATAGTCAGcaatttttcatatttct GGGATGAGATCGATGGCTATCTGTACTATCTGGGTGGTACCTTGGGCACCTTAACCCTTAGCAGCCTGGCAGCTAGTGTTGCCTATTACTTTGCGACGAGACCCGTGCCGGAACGACCGTTAGTGCCTCTGGAAAACCAGTCTCCGCTGCTGGAG GGTCCAGAACAAATACACGTCTCCAAGTTCTACAAGGAGTCCAAGAACGGCAAGTTCGTGTCCTATATCACAGAGAATGTACGGACGCTATATCAGACCTTCCGCGAAGGTGCCTATGCCTCCAATAATGGACCATGTCTGGGATGGCGTGAAACTTTGACATCGCCTTACCAG TGGATCAACTATGACGAGGCTTTGCTGCGAGCCAAGAACTTTGGTGCTGGCATGCTGGCTCTGGGCGCCAGGCCCAAGCAGTTGATTGGCATCTACTCCCAGAACCGACCAGAGTGGATCCTGTACGAGCAGGGCTGCTACTCCTTCTGCCTGGTTGTGGTTCCACTATACGATACCCTCGGTCCCGATGCCTGTGCTTTCATCATCCGCCAGACAGAAATGTCGATTGTGGTCGTTGAGGATGATGGCAAGGCGGCCATGTTGCTGGAGAAGGCACCACGCAGCCTAAAGATCATTGTGGCCATTAAGCCCATTCGCCAGACGACTCTGGAAAGGGCGCGTAGTCGTGGTATTCAGATATTCTCCTTCATTGATGTGGAGAAGCTGGGCGCCAAGGGTAACCATCCGGAAGTTCCACCGACGGCGGAAGATCTGTGCACGGTGTGCTATACCTCTGGAACGACAGGGAATCCCAAGGGCGTGATGCTCACGCACGGGAACGTGGTGGCCGGCGTCTGTTCTGTGATCCTGCAGATGGGTGATCATCGCATCCGTGCAGGAGATGTAATGGTTTCCTTCCTGCCATTGGCCCACATGTTCGAACGGTGCTGCGAGAACGGAATGTACTATGTGGGCGGCTGTGTGGGCTTCTACTCGGGCGATATCAAGGAACTAACGAATGACTTGAAGATGCTGAAGCCCACGGTTATGCCGGCGGTGCCGCGACTCCTAAATCGCGTCTACGACAAGATCCAGAACGATATTTCAGCGTCTGGACTGAAGAGGGGACTCTTCAACATGGCCATGCGggccaaggagaaggagatCGCCCGGGGTGTCCTGCGAAGGAATGGCTGCTGGGACAAGCTAGTCTTCAAGAAGGTACATCAGGCCTTTGGCGGCAACCTGCGGCTCATGGTCGTCGGTTCAGCTCCTCTTGCTGGCAATGTCCTCACCTTCATGCGCTGTGCCTTGGGTTGTCTGGTCCTCGAGGGTTATGGACAGACGGAGTGCACGGGCGCCATTACCCTAACAGTTCAGGGTGATCATGTGCCCAACCATGTTGGTCCTCCAGTGTCCTGCAATGCTGTGAAACTGGTGGATGTCCCAGAGATGGAGTACTTTGCCAATCAAAATACGGGGGAGGTGTGTGTGCGAGGATCTAATGTGTTCCATGG TTACTATAAGGATCCCGAGAAGACGGCAGAGGCCATCGATTCGGAGGGCTGGCATCATACTGGCGATGTGGGCATGTGGCTTCCCAACGGAACCCTGCGAATTATCGATCGCCGCAAGCACATCTTCAAGCTCAGCCAGGGCGAGTATATAGTGCCGGAGAAGATCGAGAATATCTATACGCTCAGTCAATATGTTAATCAAGTCTATGTCTATGGAGAGAGCTTAAAG agcTGCATTATCGCTGTCGTTGTACCTGATGTCGATGTACTGAAGCAATGGGCCACGGAGAACAATGTACGCGGCACACTCTCCGTCCTGTGCAATAATAAGAATGTCAAGGAACTGATCATGAACGACATGCTCAATTGGGGAAAGCAGAGTGGACTCAAGTCATTCGAACAG gtAAAAGATGTCTATCTGCATCCGGATCCTTTCTCGGTGCAAAACGGACTGCTGACACCCACATTCAAATCCAAGAGACCGCAATTAAAGAGCTACTTCAAGCCTCAGCTGGAGGATATGTATAAACACCTGGATTAA